AGACTAGTACAGAATACATAGAGTttccggatccttacgggttTGGGTTAACACACCCAATTAATGGTCTAATGCGATTGAATGTAGTTCTCAGTAGCCAATGGTGGCCCAATTGGTTTTTGTATATTCACTGTAGGTGTTTTCTTATTTGGTTTGGAAAAGCCTAAGAAAAGTAGGAGAGACCATGACTTGTTATTGTAATTTCATGCTGGTTCTCTGTACGCAATTTTTTTGTAGGGTGCTCTCCTTATTTTGTTACCGTGTACTCCATAATGTATTCCTTGATTGTGCAGGATTATTTGGTTGATTTGAGATGGACATGGCTATGGATTTCGTAATTCGCCCTAATCTTGAGGTCATGGGTATTCAACCATTAAGGTCTTTAGCACCAATGTTTGCTCAAACCATGGGATTCAATGTTAATGAGTCAAGCACGCCGACACTGGTATTTACTCCAGATGGCCAACTTCTTACATGGCTTGGTGCTGGGAACGTTCCTGCTTTTGGGTCATCCAGCACCTTCACTGCTAATGCGGATGCAGGCACCAGTGCTAACGGGCCCATTGATGCTATCCATATCCCATCATATAAGACGAGATCATCTTCAGTTGCATCAgttgatggtgatgatgaACTATATTCGGGTAACCAGACTTTGGAACTTTGTACTTGGGTAAGAGGTTATCTGGTTTTGTTGTTGATGGCTCAAATGGAGTTGAACTCAAGCGCCATAAGCCATATACGAGAATCTTTATGACGACGTTGACCTTGATTTGAAGCTTGCTCCATTTAGTGTTCCTAGAGAGAAGTTGGAAGTAGTTCAGATGACATTCAGGGCATTCTTACGGAGAGTAATGCAGATCAATAACACAAAAAAGGTTAGCAAACATGCAAATGAGATAGCTTTCTCCAtcatgaaggaaaaaaatattagggCCAATGCTGAAACGAGGGTAGGAGCTACTCCAGGAGTTCAGATAGGCGATATTTTCTATTACAGGGTGGAGCTATGCATCGTTGGGTTGCACGCTCAAACGATTGCTGGCATTGATTGCATGACTAGTAAACTTGGAAAAGATGAGGATTCTATTGCAATATGTATTGTCACCTCAGGTGGTTATAAGAATGTGGAAGATGGCATAGATACGCTGGTGCACTATGGTTCGGGAGGTACTGGTAAGAATAAAGAGAGATGTGACCAGGTGCTAGATAAAGGCAACCTCGCTCTCCAGAGGAGCTTAACAAGGAAAATGAGATTAGGGCTGTACGGGGCTTCAAAGATCCTACTTGTGCGACTGGCAAGATCTACATGTATGATGGTCTCTATAAAATACACGCATCATGGACCGAGTATATGGAAGATGGCACGAAGCGTTTCAAGTACAGGTTGCAACGTGAACCTGGACATATTTCCCCCATGACAGAATTAACTTATGACTATGGTGTAGCTGGAGCCGAGCCCAGTCATGGAACGAAGAGCTGCttgtgtggatcattaaactGTCGCGGCTTATTTTGATTCACTTGATAGCATGTACACCATGGTGGATCAACATGCCAGCCAATACCCCAGGTAAGGTTCTTTGCCATAATGGTTTGTGTATTACTAAAGTATTAATCTATTTGCTTTGCTTGTATGGATTCTCTTCATCTATTATTGAGTGACTATAGTTATGTGATCTATAATTATTTGTATGCCAATACGGAGTATTATAGAATTTGGAGTTCTATCTTTCCCTAGCGCCGCTATTCCATTTTGAACGGACTgttataattaattaattttgattGCATCTCTCGTATGATGATAGGTTAAGCACAACTATTTTAGTCCTAAAATGTTGCACGCCATATGCTATTTACTTAGAGCCGAACCATACTAGTTATTTACACTTCGTACAGTTGAAGACACGCTACACTTTCTAGGTCTCAAAGTAGTAAAAACTTAGATGTTAGCATTTTAAATCCTTATCATTTTTGtaaatttctttccttctcaTTTACCATCATTTGAGTGTCTTCTTTACATCACTCATTTGTTTCTCATGCAGATGTTTCTAATGCTACCTAAGATGATTCCATCAATGGCACCATCAACCATGAAGACGGTTAATTCTCGTTGTTTTGAACATTAAACATAGAAAATTATCATCAAGACTATGAATGCTCGTCGTGCTATTGAAAGACTTGGCATTTATTATGTAGTGGTTTTGTGGCACCATTTTTGGATGCATATTGATGTATTACTACTATTTTTTGCATCCATTTGCAACCTTGTGTGATTGTTTGTGGGCTAGCTTCGGTTGTAACTAGACCCTTGGTTGTTAGCTATCAATTCTCACATTGCGTTTCTATAAAAACATGTGGCATAGTGCCTTAGTCTCGTCTTGCATTTTGCTCGGATTTTTACGTTTTTGTGTTATCCATTGTGCAGACAAATGTTTGTGCCATCTTTTATTGCTCTTCTCATGGCATGTAAACCTAAATTCATATTGCAGTGAGATCATGGGAGATTTGGCAAAATATTCATGAGCATATAAACAACTACATATGTGTGCATGGATATTTGACCTTTCAACATAGAAAACGTTGTATTTGGCACTTCTAACTATTAGGTCAGAGATAACCTCCCAAACTGGTCTCATTAATCCCCCAATTTTGCTAATATATTTATGTGAATTTAGCCACCTAAAAAGCTAAAATTGTGTTTTGTAATAAATATGTATAATGTATGCGcaacctccccctcctccccacccACACACCCACCCCACCCTCTCCCACACACACATACTCGCGCCATGTCTCGCTATTAATGGGTATGTCGTCTTCAAATGAAATGATAATCCGTGTTAACAAGTGAAGATAGCACGGCACCGGGGTATGCTCACACACACGACTAATTCAGGCCATGGGCTTGAAATAGGGGATATTTTCTATTACAGGGTGGAGTTATGCATCGCTGGATTGCACGCTCAATAGATGGCTGGCTTTGATTACATGGCTAGGAAATCTGGAAAAGATGAGGATTCGATAGCAATATGTATTGTAGCCTCAGGTGGTTATGAGAATGGGGATGATGGCACAGATACGCTAGTGTACCGTGGTTGAGGCGGTATTAGTAAGAATAAAGAGAGATGTGACCATATGCTTAAGAGGGGCAACCTTACTCTTGAGGGGAGTTTTAACAAGAAAATTTAGATAAGGATTGTATGGGACATCAAAGATCCTACTTGTGCAACTGGCAAGATCTACATGTATGATAGCCTCTGTAGAGTACAAATCCTAAGATGAGTATATGGAATTTGGCACCAAGTGTTTCAAGTACAAGTTGCCACATGAACCCGGACAACCTAATGGAGTTGCAACATGGAAGATGGCTCGGAGATGGGTTCAAGATGcaacaagaagaggaagattTGTTACAATGCCCAACCTATCATTTGGGTTGAAAAATTCCTAGTTTGTCTCGTTCAATGAGGTAGATCATTAGGAAGAACCTAGACGATTCACCTGTACTAATCGGGTCAGATACTTGAGACCTCGTAGTCCTATGAAACCAGCGCATAGTTGCAAACCTATTGATGCCAATTGTGGTTGTCGGTTTCATAGTGGAGGCTAGTTACCCTACACCTCATTAGGGGTATTTGTTTGCCGCTATACCTACAAGGTATTATACAtattactccatccgatcTAAGTGTCTTGAATTCAGTACAAAGTTAAtacaactttatactaaaCCTAAGACACTTAATGTGTATCAAAAGGAatagcatttttcttttctatagCTCTGGTTGAATTTTCAAAAGTTTAACCTAGAAAATCTAAAACGTTTTAATTTGTGAGCAACAAAGATCACCCTAAACTtcaatcaaatcaaaataataaaagaagaaaatccAGCCGTCGGTGCCACCAGACACCGTCCCCGCACTCGCCGGCTAGACATCAGAATGGACGGTTTCGAAGCAACGCCCTTGCCCGACGTGTATATACACGTGGCCGCCCACCGTGCTGCGATCTACGGCTCATCCCTGGCTGTCTCGCCCGCTCTTCCGCTTCCAAGCCCGAATCCTGGTGACGGGACAGCGGCAGCACGTACACTTGTCGGcattctcttctcttccttcttccGTCGCTTCCCCCGCGGTCCTCGTCGAGGTCGCGTCACCCGGACAAACTCCGAatccaaaaaaacaaaagcgcACGCCCCGGACGCAAACCCAAAGCCCAAACCCGACGCAACTGCTCTTCCGTTCCTTCCCTCCCTTTGCCTTGCTTGCTTCCTACGCCCGTCGCTGCTGCCTACACGAGCCCTCGGCCACGTCACGGCGGGGGGGAGTCGAGAGAGACCCCATGGGCGCCGTAGCGGGTTACCGACGCAGCCGTCACCTTCCGTCgtcgcgcgcgccgcggccgcgatGAGCAGCTCGACTAGGACCGCTGCGGGTCCGCCGGATCCGGGCGCCGACCACGCAGTCGCTGCGTGGCCTGACTTCCTGGGCCGCCTCGCCGAgctcgcggccgcggcggaggcacGGGCCGCCCTGGCGCGCCGTCTCGAGGCCGCGCTCGAGGTGCGAATGCGCGCCTGCGTACTTTGATTCTGCCCCCAACCCACTGGGATGGCTTGATTTGACGCGGCCGGgcgctgctgcttgctgctgctggtgcagGTGCGGAGGGAGTCGCTGCGGCAGAACGCGGCGCTGGACGAGAtgaggcggcggctggagcGGAAGCAGAGGCGCGCGGAGGAAGCCGTCGTCGGGAAGAGGAGGGCGGTCGAGGGCGTCGAGCGGCGAAGGGAGCAGCTGCAGGCGCAGATCGAGCGGGTGCTGCCGCTCTCCAgggccctcgccgccgcgcacaGGCGAGTGCAGGTAAATCCGGCCGAGCCTCCCGATGCGAAACGTTGCGAGATCGGATTGGGTGTGGCCGGCGTTTGGTCCGATAGCATCTATCTGCTGATTGCAGGAAGCCAAGGAGGAGTTATCTGGAGAGAAGGCGCGGCTTGGGGATCTGCAGAGACTGCTTAGGATGAGGCAGCAGTTTATGGTAGCCCAGGTTGCTGCCCTGCACCCTGCGAGGATCTTCCATGAACTGACGGTCGCAGAAAACCATCGTTCAGACGCTAATGGTGAGGATTCAGTACTCATGTGTCTCCTTAGGAACAATGCTTGGTAGGACGCACTTGATTTCCGTCTGTGCGCTTCAATGAAGTGTATGCTTCTAATATAAACTGATACACACAGCAGGATAGGCGAGATTGCTCTGTTCTGTATACCAAAATCaactgaaaataaattatCCTTTTATCACATTCTGTAACCATTGTGACCGAACGACGCAATACTTTCAGGAGAGCATGGAACAATGTCAGAAGAAAATGAGGCACTTCCACGCAAGAATGGAAATGGAACACATCTTCTCAATGTTATCAAATCTCCACACGTTCCTCACTTGACATTTTTTAGTTGGCACATAGGAAAGCATAAAACAAAGCAGCAGAGTTACAGTCACAAGGAGCTTCAGAGGTCAGCAGCTGTGCTGGGATATGCCGCACATGTAAGCTTTTTCTGCCCACTGCTCTTGTAGCATGAATATTAGCACAATACCTTGATGGAGCACATATATCCTAGCCTAGCTAAGCTCATTGTCATGCTCAAAGGAGAACACACCAAAAAATAAGTTTGTGTGGCTGACATTGTGATATggcttcagagttcagatACATCCAAATAGGAAAGTCCAAGATAAGGAGTGACTTTCATGTATTAGTTTGAAATATAGTATGCAATGTGGCCCTCTCAAACTTAGTGGTTGTCACAATATGTCAAGCATAAATTAGTATTGGAGTACAAATTCTGTTCCTGTATTAACCTAGTAGATTTTATATTTGATGCAGTCACTAGAGTTACAATCACCACTCACTtacttctgaaaattcttgtagGCAGTCTTGCTCATAGCCTCATATCTTGATGTCCGGCTCCGGTATCCTTTGCACTTCGGAGGATCACGATCTTATGTGAGTGATCGTTTGCCTTCAGATGAAGCAGCATCTGTTGCTTCAGCAGAACATCGAGGTGTCAACAGCAATGACTCAAAACTAACAGATTACCCCCTTTTCCTGGAATTCCAAGATGATTCTACTAAGGCGTCCTATGCCATTTACTTGTTGCACAAGGTGTGTATTCTCCACTTATTGTCGTGAACTATCTCCTTGTTTGTTGCTGCAAACTTGCAATGCTTGTTTAATCTAGTTCCCCAAGCAAACTAAGACATCTGCTTACATTCCCATGATGGGTTACTAGGATACGGAGCAGCTTTTGGACTACATTGGAGCAGAGAGTTCTGAAAGGAATGTATTTGGTAATCTACGGGAACTTATTAGGATTATACAGTCAGATGAGTATTTGTACATATGATCGATGACTGCGATTTTGGATTGGTTATACTGTAGAGTTGGTAGCATGTACTTACAGAGTTACAGTTGTAAGTAGGTGTTCTTTCTGTTCTTTTGTGTGGTTCTTGCCTACTTCTGCAGTGCTGAGTTTTTGTGTGCACGGGAAAGTGGCACGGTGGATTCTGCTATAGATTAAATGATATTTACTTACAAAAGGGTTTACCATGGGCATCAGCCTGTCCATGTATATGTTTTCAGGTTTCTGGGTAGTACACTCGAGGCTATTGAGCAATACCATTATTGGTTAATGTTAGATCTACATATTTACATATGAACTGCTCTCGCAACGGATTATGGAATTCAAGACTTACTTGGGGCCTGTTTGGAACACAAGAAGCTCACATAGTTTTCCCATTGAAAAAATTCACAGAATCCTACACAAACCGAACTAATTTGCTCATAAATTTCTTCATTTCAAAAAGGTTTACCTCACCAAACTGCTGacttagggcatctccaagggaaCTCTCCAAATCCTTCCCATTTGTTCAAATCTGTCCATATGAGGGTCCACGAGCAAAATACACACAACCCAATGAGAAcctcatttgtccaaaaatggtcCACACTCCCCATTTCTTCCTTAACACATTCCCCATTTCTTCCTTAAATTTGGGAAGAGTACGGGGACTTCCCATTTGTGCAAAACTCATCCAAATTTGTCCACTTGTCTTTTTGATCCACATGTCAAAAActcatgaaaaaataaataagaggTTATCATTGGATAACTTGATATTTTTCACATCCCTATTTGTTCAAAGAccctcaaatggacaaatggggaAGAGAGCCCTTTAACTATCTGAGCATGGTTTTCACAAGCCCGAATTTCTAATTGAAACATCATTGCAGCCATCTAACAACTGATCTAAGCATGCCATTGTCACGTAAACAATCTATAAATACACACATTTGTAAAGCAGCAGACACATCCTGGCGCATCATTGTCAACTGAGCTGTTAACATGATGAACGCGACAGGGTCCGGAGGGTGACCAAAGAAAAGAGACCAGAGAGAAGCTTTTCGGCACCGTCCACACGGTTGACGGTCCATCCATCCAGAGGCCACGAAAAAAAGGCTACAAGAAAGCAACAGATGCAGAATTTCAGATCCCACCGCCGCGGCTTCCCTCCGGGACCAAACACGCGGGAAAACACTCTCCACCCCCCGCGCACGTGGCGTGCCACCGTCACCCACGGCCGGCGACAAGGGGCCGGGGAGTACCAGCAGAAGCCGTGATGCCGGGCCCGCCTCATTCATCCCCCCACCTTCCCCCACTACAACCACGCTGCTATTCCGTGGCTCACCTGCTTCACTttccttccccttcttcttgccggtcgccatggccgcgcctGGCTCTTGTTCTTGACGACGTGCCTTTggcttctgcttcttcttctggtcCGGGGTGACTCCTCTGTGTCTTGCTGCGTGCCCTGAGCCCTCGGATCTCGGCTCCGATCGTTCCGATCGGCGATCGCCACATGCTTAAAGGTACTGACACATCTGATGCGATGCTATTCACCTGCAATTGTAACATCGTAGGGCATCGTAATTACGTTTGCTGAGATGGATGAAGGCTCTTCGATATTTAGCATTCTGCAAATTCTGTTGGATTTGGACTGGTCCTTGCGCATGATATTTCTGTTTCCTGAGGAATCATGCTGATTACATTCTTGGATCGCTTTCACATTCTTGGTTCTCATTTAGAGTTTTTACTGGGCAGTGTGTTATGTGTGATACACTGAACTGATCTTTGGCATAACCTGAACGTTTTATCTTGCCTTTACTTTTTTGTCAGTCTGCTTCGTTCATCGACCTAATGTTGCATCTGTGCCTTTTCTGCTAGATTTGTGCTGGCAAGCTAGAGAGGACTGACCATGGGCATCGAGGCAAAGCACGACTCGTTGTGCATCAAGAAAGTTTTGCGGCGTTCCATCAGAATAAGCTATAGATGTGCCTCTGAACATTGGGCTCTCTTCACTCTAATCCTACTGCTTTACCTGCTGTACAGATCTTCGCCGGgtttctttgcttttgttaTGTCTGTTTCCCCTGTAATTATATGTGCCACCCTTCTTCTTGGCATACTGTTAAGTTATGGGAGCATGCATCTTCCTGATGCCCATGAAGACCAGAAGACCGTCGCAGAATTTTCAGCTCCCAAGTTTGGAAGTTTTTCCAGAAACATTCATTTTGGACCGCGTCAGAGATTTTCAGAGCCTGCATTTAAAGAGAACACGGTCAGCTTCAAATGTTGGGAAATTAGAAACCCAAGGTGCAAAGCGAAGGATGACAAGCTTGTCAAGCTGGATGATATTGTTCCTCTTCTGAAGGGATCAGTTGATCAAGGAGACGAGAGAATTGATGCACGTGATAGACCCGCTGAAGTGTCCGCTTCTATTCCTTCCATGGTGACACTGCACCGAGAGGTTGGTGTGGAGGAATTCATGAACGCCAATCATGAATGGGAGTCGAAAGATCCAATTTCGACCTCTGATGAGAGTACTGAGTATGTCAGCTTGTTTGAGGATGTTGATCAGAATAGAGTCAATGGGAAGGGGACAACATTTGGCTTATCCTCTTCCAGTGAGAATGATAAGGAAAATGGCAAAACAGTGGTGAAGGAAAATCAAGATGAAGTGTTAACAGATTCACAAAATGATAAGGTGGATTCACAAAATGATAAGGGGACAGAGGCTACAGAAGATAAACCAGCTGAAAAGCCGGCAGGTACTTGTAGATGGGGCCGTGCTTTTTCTGTGCGTCAGAGGAAGAAGCTTGCTGATATAAAGATGGAGCCTATCAATGCTGATATGGGCAACCAGTTAGACTCTTCTCTAGGTTCACCATTTGCAAGAGTCAACAGGCATGATGATTTATCAGATTTCGATTCTGTTAAAGCTGGGAGTTACTCTTCTGTTATTT
The Brachypodium distachyon strain Bd21 chromosome 2, Brachypodium_distachyon_v3.0, whole genome shotgun sequence genome window above contains:
- the LOC100829690 gene encoding uncharacterized protein LOC100829690, translating into MSSSTRTAAGPPDPGADHAVAAWPDFLGRLAELAAAAEARAALARRLEAALEVRRESLRQNAALDEMRRRLERKQRRAEEAVVGKRRAVEGVERRREQLQAQIERVLPLSRALAAAHRRVQEAKEELSGEKARLGDLQRLLRMRQQFMVAQVAALHPARIFHELTVAENHRSDANGEHGTMSEENEALPRKNGNGTHLLNVIKSPHVPHLTFFSWHIGKHKTKQQSYSHKELQRSAAVLGYAAHAVLLIASYLDVRLRYPLHFGGSRSYVSDRLPSDEAASVASAEHRGVNSNDSKLTDYPLFLEFQDDSTKASYAIYLLHKDTEQLLDYIGAESSERNVFGNLRELIRIIQSDEYLYI